The DNA window cctcttttctccctccccttctctgttcccagggtggtaagcaatcagatatgggttatacatgtatgattttgtaaaacattacaatattagtcattttgtataaaaaacttgaataaaagaaaaaataaaagaaagtaaaaaaatagcatgcttctatctgtgttcaatcaatatcagttctctctttggaggtagatagtatgttttgtcattagtcctttggggctatcttggatcattgtattgctgagaatatctaactctctactgattagagaaatgcagattaaaataactctgaggtaccacctcacacccatcagattagttaacatgacagaaaaggaaaatgataaatgttggagggcatgtggaaaaACTAAGATGctgatgcattattggtggagttgtgaattgatccaaccattctgaagagcaatttggaactatgcccaaagggctttaaaattgtgcataccctttgatccagcaatgccattgctaaatctatatcccaaagagattttaaaaacaaaggaggaaaagaatctatttgtacaacaatatttatagtagctcatTTTGTtgtaggaaagaattggaaattgaggggatgcccatcaattggggaatggctaaacaagttgtggtatatgcatgtaatggaatgctattgtgctgtaagaaacgataagcaggaggatttcagagaaacctgaaaggacttgcatgaactgatacaaaaataaataggcagaaccaagagaacattgtatgtaCTAACAAcagtgaatgacagctattctcagcaatcagtgatccaaaataatcccaaaagactcatgataaaaaatgctgtctgcctcccaagaaagaactgatggagtctgaatgcagatagatgcatgttatttttcccctccttccttccttcctttgtttctgaatcttcttgcacaaaatgactaatatagaaatctTTTACATGATTGCCCATGTAgaacctttatcagattgtttAATCTCTTAGGGAAGAGGGCaagaagaaagagggataaaatttgggattaaaaaattaaaaaacaatgaatataaaaatattttacatgtaactggggaaaataaaaaattttaaatgtaagctcctacggtatatattttactttttatgtttcccACACAGAGCATATTATAATTCTGGATATACAGTAGAATAGAAATGTCTTGAGGGCAGTGACCACTGTTGGTTCATCTTTCTATTCTTCACACCTAACTTTAgccatagtaagtgctcaataagtATCTGTTTGTTGATAGATAAATATCTACTATTATAGAATGCAGAATTCAGTACAATGTAAGTAAACTTCTGGAGAAcagcaggaactatttcatttttgcctcgtTTTCCCCAGAAGCTAGGCAGTACAAAGGCTACTAGGTAGTGTAGTGTTATAGAATTCTGAGCctttagttcaaattcagactcaaaaTCTTACTAACTGCATCacactctgggtaaatcacttaacttctgtctgcctcagtttcctcaactataaaatggacatcATAGTAGCACCGGCCTATGAGGGTGATCATGAGGATCACAGTGATGggctcacagtaggtgcttaataaatgcttgtttccttcctttttgcctAGCCTTAGTGCAATGGTTGGCCTGAAGTAGGCACATAAGAAGCGCTTGTTGGATTGACTTGCATAGAGGGACTCCATAAATGATGACCATGTATCACTGCATTTGGACTGGCCCAGTGCACTCCCCCACAGAATACTTTTTGCTCAACCTCTGCTCATTTATAGGAAAAAGGTGATTGCCCAAAAGGATGCTACTTCACTGGGAAGAAGCAGGTGGTTCAAGAATGCCCCTCCCACCAAACGCAATATAGAGAGTGAGACAACACATTTGATACCTCTGAGTATTGAGGATGAGCTGAACAGGCCGAACGCCAAGATCATCAACCTCAGCCAATCTAAGCAAGCGGCTTCTTCCCcggtaaagaaaatgaaaatttctctGGTCATTTGGGTAACGACCCTTTGGGCAGCATGGAGCTGAGAGGGGACAGCAGGTGCAGCAGTATTCCTGCTTCTGGATTAGATAGAGGGGGTGTTGGCAAGTCTACAGGAGATTAGAAAACcactcagtcaatcaacaaacatcaattaagcacctactatgtgtgaggcactatgccaaacactggggatacaaagaaaggcaaaaaacagcccctgcccttgggtgctcccagtctaatggagcCAACAGGAAGACAGTGGGTTTGACTCAAGGGTGGGCTACAGCCTGGGTGCTGGTCTTCTAACAGTGTGCAGGAAGGATTTCTGTTCAAATATGCCCATTTTGTGCTGggactacaaaaacaaaaatgatggatggacagatagatggtaggtaggtaggtagatagatatacagatagatagatgatagatgaatacataattatatatacttgatttaattttaaatgtatgctatgtgtgtacatacacttataaatatatatacatccatatatatgtatgtgtgtctcatATGTACATgatgtctcccctattagaatataagcttcttggggcagctaggtggctcagtggataaagcaccagccctggattcaggaggacctgagaactcaggttcaaatacggcctcagacacttgacacttactagctgtgtgaccctgggcaagtcacttgacgccaattgccttacccccccccaaaaaaaaacacacacacacacacaaagaaaaaaaagaatataagcttcttgagaccagggattctttcattttttcccttcgtATCCCCAGACCTTAACACAGAACCTGACGTATAACAGATACTTATTGGATGGTTGACTTTCATGCCCTGAAATATACCCTGCTGCCCTCCCTGATGATATGAAGATTTGGGGGGCACTCTTCTCAATCATATTGCCTAGGGGAATGTCTCTGGGGCTTGGTTGTTagtatttccctctctctctcccctacacccaacacaggcacacacatacatacatatatacatgtgtatatacacgtgTACATAAACCCAACACACATGTACGCAcatgttttaaatacatgaaataaaacatctaggattacaaaggaaatcaataatattgaaatagttatcaaaatattgttttttatcAAAGTTCATGGCCCGCAGGTCAAGAACTCCTGTTCTTCTATCCAAGAGAAATATGACTGGGCAGTGAGCCAGGCTGTGCCCCACAAGTCAGGGTTTGTCTAGTACAGCGTGTCCTGGTATATGCCATCCGTGTAGCCCTCAGGGCTCCTCTTTCTGTCAGGGAGGAGGTGGGCTGCGTGTTATTCATGATCAGGGAAGCCTCTGAGAAGCCCTTGTTGCATCCTAGAGAGCATGGCCCCACTAGATTTCTGGGCACAATAGACCATTCTATCCTTCATAGAAATTGTTTTTAGATCTTTATGCCTTAGTTGGCCCAAAATACCATTATGGGTGTCAGCTGAGGCCGCCCTTCTTGCCCAGGCAGAGGCGACGGTCAGACAGGCCGTCTCTTCTAAATGGCTTGGGTTCGTGGGATTATAGATtaaaagctggaaggggcctttaaATCCATtgcatccaaccccctcattttacagatgagaaaactgaggctcagacgaTGTAAgcaacttgcctgtggtcacgcaggtagtaagtggaagaggtaagatttgaaccttcTGTTTCCTGGCTACCTAGTCCAGCACTCCACATTATGCTACCCTGTCTCTGGCTCAGTCTGTTGTTTCTTTGGTTTGAGCTACTGGACTGAGATTACTTTAACTTTTGGTTTATTGAATAGAACATCATAGGCTTTAGACATTTGTTTTTAATCAGAGTCTTAACCAGGAGTTTTTGAACTGGGGCAATGTGAAGAGTGGCCATCCCTGGGGTTGTGGCCTCCATGAGATAGGAAGCACCCTCTGGATAGCCAAGAGGTGTCTACACTGCTGGTGACTAGCTACTCCTGAAGAGATGAAGGATGAGCCAGGTCAGGGGTACAGCTGATTTGTAGGGGAGGAAGTATGCCCTAAGGTAAGACTGCCATTCCTGAGGATGGACCTCATAGAACTCACTTGAAATGCAGCTTCCAGAGGTAGGAAACATGGCCCAAGATGGTGCTGTCCATGTCCCCTAAATATCAGCGGCCCAGGAAATAGCTCTGGCCACACTATGGCTCTGTTTCTAATCTTGTGTGTttactaggaatcaggaagacctgagttcaaatctgacctcagacatttactagctgtgggaagttgggcaagccacttagctgctatttgcctcagttcctcaattgtaaaatgaggacacgctggagaaagaaatagcaaacccctccagcatctttgccaaaaaaaaccatgGACCCTTAggccatggagtcatgaagagttggatgcaaccaaaccactgaacaacaagaatGTTTCCTAAGATCTCTGATCACAAAGTCCCAGATTCCTATAGCAAGAAGGTGGTTCAGAAACCATCTAATTCAGCCACTGCCCAAACACAGATCCCCTTGGTGATGACATCACCAACTCATCATCCAGCCTGTGCATGAAGGCCTTCTAGAACCTTTcagctcattccattttctaTGTATTATCCTAActctgagcatttattaagactcTTATGAAGGATAAGTGCTCTGTTAGGAAAAaattggggccgctaggtggcgcagtggatagagcaccggccctggattcaggaggacctgagttcaaatctggcctcagacacttgacacgtactagctatgtgaccctgggcaagtcacttaacccccattggcccacaaaaaaagtaTTCTGTGTTGAACCAATGGTCCATCCTACAAATATTCTCTGACAGTTATTTCCAGGGAAATTTTACAGCAGATTGAAGTTGCCTCTCCCCAGCCCCTTTTATATCATTTCAAAAAATTAGACCAACAGTTCTCAAAATGTGAAGGGGTTTACAAGGTCAAAGAcactgtaatttcattgatagaTGTAACCCATATAAATAAAAGCTTTTTGGAgcttcctcaataattttttaagtgtttaaagGTGTCCTGAGAGAGAAATGGTTGAGAAGCACCGTGTTAGTCTATAAAATATCTCTACTTTTACTTATTAGAGATACAACAGCTAGAAGAGAAAAGTATCATAACCAGAGATATGTTCTTTGTGTAATTGAGTATCACAAGATACTTCTGCCTAGCAATTTCTAATTTTGGAGTTTATGGCAGTAATTTAATTTGCACAGCGGTAGATGAGATGGCCAGGTTATGTCTACGAGGAAAtctaaatgccttttttttttttaactctacaGATACTGAGTAGCACAAATCCCATAATTTTTCATGATACGGGATATGTACAAATGTTTCTTTTGACCAGAAACAGGCattacatgaaaaataaagaaaagccaGTGAGTGGGAAACCAAATCTTGTTTtgaaaaagaacaatgaaatcataagaaccTTAATTAGTGATCCATTGACTGATTCTTTTTGTCCAAAGAGAACACTCTTAGACAAATGGCAAATAGATGATAATACAATATCTCCTGGGGCAGAAAACTTGCTAAAAGAAGAGccacaaagaaaaatggatttcCCATCAGTCCGAGTGGACGATGATGACTTTGAGGTCCACAGAGTCAGTCCTGATTCAGAAAAAAGCTCTGAAGATCTGACTACAAAATCTTCTTCCCAATTTCAGTACTCTTCAAATGCCAGACACTCAAAGTATCTTCAGAACTTTTACAAAACCCACAACACTGGAAGAATGACTCACCTGGATAACCTTTTGACCAGAAAGCCTCCTAAAATATCACAGACAGATAAAGCAAATGCTGGGATGCAAGATTGGAGAAATAAACCCCAGACCCCTAGCACATTCAAATACAATGAGAAGTTTGGGGATTCAACTTCTGAGCCAAAAGCCCCAATGATGGGGACAGCAGAACAAACTCAACAAGCCAGGACAGGAGAGGAGCTGGCTTCCACCTTTGGGAAGCCCTTATTTTTGACATCTTTGGATGATTCCAAGAATTGGACGAGAGAAAAAGAAGCAGTACCCGACTTGTCTTCACATCCAGTTATCAATATTTCCAGGACAAAGTGAGAAGCAGCAGTGGGGAAAGGCTGGATACTTCCTGGATGCCTGTCTCCCCGAGCCAAAAGGACAGCATTGATTAGCCCACCGCCTCATGAAGAATCatcaaagaaaaccaaaggatTTCCCACTTTGTCAGTTTATCAAAGGTTTTTGTAAGTGTGACTACAAAACCGTATTTTGAACTTTGTGACTATAAAATGGCCTTGTTAATTAGATGTCGAAGAGTGTTCAAAGATGCCTTATCACTaatgaaatcatcttttaaaaattgtttacccTTGCTGATTTGTATGAAGTGCTGAAAAATTTGTGAGTATATAACGAAAATGTTGTTAAAGAAATTGCTATTGTGTCATCAGAGGAAGGCAGACCAGTATAGTGGATTAGAGGGGTGGGGTTTGAATTCCATCTCTACTAATGATGACCCATGTAACTTtgggcctcaatgtcctcatctgtcaaatgaagccCCTTTTAGCTCTAGGACTGTGGTCTGTGCTTCTTTCAGCTAATAATAGTATACAAGTATACAAGATACAGTATGCAAGTATACAAGAAGCTCCCATCAGTTCTGTTCCAAAAGTTCATTTGGAATTCAGCTGCTTTGGAACTCAGGAAGGTATTTTTCCATAGAGTCAATATTATAAATGGTACTTGGGTtcccaaatccatccccagaaGTTTATTTAACCCACAACATAACTAAAATACTACTTATTTTCATTGGAAAATAGTACAAAATAATACCATGATTATTTAAAAAGTTGAATAAGAAGTTTTAAGGGGCAGCTTTGTgatgcagtagatggagcactggacatggagtcaggaagaactgagttcaaatccagcctcagacacttactagctgtgtgaccctgggtaagtacgttttcttaactctgtttgcgttagtttcctcatttgtaaaataagctggagaaagaaccGGCAagcca is part of the Dromiciops gliroides isolate mDroGli1 chromosome 4, mDroGli1.pri, whole genome shotgun sequence genome and encodes:
- the C4H1orf141 gene encoding uncharacterized protein C1orf141 homolog, which translates into the protein MTERLLEKLTVLDEYSEKVMAMRTLKCRVQNISVKKSLQIPLIFDFHTGFEKPCPKAIASKLKESCQREQAVVEGQKMDTKLTSGLNKWKPKLLTSGFLPRKRLFGKANVRPYSVPGNLKYHPLGKKGNLYQGFIQIPDTTGILLKDGVKVRKKVIAQKDATSLGRSRWFKNAPPTKRNIESETTHLIPLSIEDELNRPNAKIINLSQSKQAASSPILSSTNPIIFHDTGYVQMFLLTRNRHYMKNKEKPRTLLDKWQIDDNTISPGAENLLKEEPQRKMDFPSVRVDDDDFEVHRDKVRSSSGERLDTSWMPVSPSQKDSID